In Ostrinia nubilalis chromosome 10, ilOstNubi1.1, whole genome shotgun sequence, a single genomic region encodes these proteins:
- the LOC135075528 gene encoding putative nuclease HARBI1, whose product MNAINAIVHLANNADPARRRKLYRQRSNPFDLRDLNFKIKYRFNKDTVRTIIDLVEDDLVQSARGGGTCPELQVLVAIRCWGRREVQDDAGDLHGLSQPTVSRICARVAHAIANKANSFIKMPITIGEQERISAKFRAIKNFPGVIGAIDCTHIKIKKTGGDMAQYYINRKGYYSLNVQVVCDADLKIMDIVARWRGSTHDSRIFMESNIKQRFEDRQFRGRLIGDSGYPLLPYLFTPILRPSRPEEEAYNNAHISTRNTVERCFGVWKQRFQCLLHGLPVSLQNGKAVIIALAVLHNIAIDMNDTLLEQHMEQVPVTPQLSTENSVHDNRPSLLRRRSQLILQNFINQHF is encoded by the exons atgaatgctataaatgcaattgtgcatttagccaataatgccgacccagcgcgacgtagaaagctctaccgccaacgaagcaacccattcgatttgcgggacctaaattttaaaataaaatataggttcaataaggacacagtgcgcaccatcatagatttggtggaagatgatctggttcagagcgctagaggtggtggcacgtgtcctgaactgcaagttttagtggccataagatgttggggacgtcgtgag gtacaagatgatgctggtgacctccatggcctaagtcagccgacagtgagccggatatgcgccagagtcgcgcatgcaatcgcgaataaggcaaattccttcatcaaaatgcctatcactataggagagcaggaaagaattagtgccaaatttagagcaattaaaaattttcctggggtgataggagccatagattgcacccacattaaaattaaaaaaaccggaggtgacatggcccagtactatattaatagaaaaggctattattccctgaatgttcag gttgtctgtgatgctgacctcaaaataatggatatagtggctagatggcgaggcagtacacatgacagtcgaatttttatggagagcaatataaaacaacgatttgaggataggcagtttagaggacgccttattggcgattcgggctaccctcttcttccatatctatttacacctattttaaggcctagtcgtccagaagaagaagcatacaataatgctcacatctcaactaggaacactgttgaaaggtgttttggggtgtggaagcagcggttccaatgcctactccatggcttaccagtaagcctccaaaatggaaaagctgtgatcatagcattggctgtattacataatatagccattgatatgaatgacacattgttag aacaacatatggagcaggtccctgtaactccgcaactttcgacggagaacagtgttcacgacaaccgaccttcattgttgaggcgtaggtcgcagttgatactacaaaattttataaatcaacatttttga